AAAGGCATTTCTGTCTCCTTTGAATAAAGATTGATGAATGTGCATTCCAGAGCCATTTTGCCCGAAAATCGGTTTCGGCATAAAGGTGGCATAGACTCCGAACTTGGTTGCAATTTCTTTTACGACCACCCGGTAGGTTATGACATCGTCTGCCATTTTAAGCGCATCTGCATAACGCATATCCACTTCGTGTTGGGAAGGCGCTACTTCGTGGTGGGAATATTCTACCTGTATACCCATTTCCTCAAGGGCAAAGATAGTTTCTCTCCGAAGGTCACTTGCGACATCGAGGGTTGTCAGGTCAAAATAACCCCCCTTATCCAGAACTTCTGGTTTCTGGTCATTTTTAAAATAGAAATATTCAAGTTCTGGGCCAACATAAAAGTGGTCAAAACCCATCTCCTCTGCTCTTTTTAATGCTTTTTTAAGGACGAATCTGGGGTCGCCATCGTAAGGAGTTCTATCTGGATTTAAAATATCACATATCATTCTTGCAACCTTTTTCTCATTTGGTCTCCAGGGTAATATTGCGAATGTGCTTGGGTCTGGCATTGCAATCATATCAGACTCTTCTATATCTTGATAACCTGTAATAGAAGAACCGTCAAAACCCATTCCATTTGTAAGAGCTCCCTCAAGTTCAGAGATTGTTATTGCAAAGCTTTTAACCTGTCCAAGGATGTCAGTGAACCATAAACGAATGAATTTTACATCTTCTTCTTTTACGATTTTTAAAATATCATTTTTTGTTAAAATATCATTTTTTGTTTTTTTAGCCATTTTTACCTCCTTTTATCCTATTGCTTCTTTTCCTCTTTCACCGGTTCTTATTCGAATACAATCTAAAAGGTCAAGGACAAATATTTTTCCATCTCCTATTTTTCCTGTGCGAGCTCCCTTTATGATTGCCTGGATTGTGGGTTCGACGAAATCTTCGTTTACTGCAATTTCTATCCTTGTTTTTTTAAGTAAGTTTACTTCCTGGAGAACACCCCGATAGGTTTCTGTGTATCCTTTTTGTTGTCCGCAACCAAGAGCATTGGTAACTGTCATTTTATACACCTCTGCCTCATAAAGAGCCTTTTTTACATCAGGCAGTTTATGAGGTTGAATTAGAGCAACAATAAGTTTCATTTTTCCTCCTTTATTCTGTTGAGAATATCTGGAAGCCTCCATAAGCTTCCATTCCATGTTCTCCTATATCAAGCCCTTTTAATTCTTCCTCTCGAGAAACTCGCAATCCAATAGTAACATCTATCAACTTAAAAACAATGGCCATAGTTATAACAATGAATGAGATTACAGATAAAGCACCTAAAAGTTGAATTCCAAGTTGCTTTAAACCCCCGCCATAGAAAAGACCATTGGACACGAGCCCCAGACTTTTTCTTCCAAAAAGACCTAACGAAAGCGTTCCCCAGAAACCGTTCATTCCGTGAACAGGGAACGCTCCAACAGGGTCGTCAATATGAAGTTTATCCAAAAGAACAACTCCGAGAACAACGATTATACCTGCTACCGCCCCAATTGTTATTGCTGCCCACGGTTCGACGAAGGCGCAGGGTGCTGTTATTGCAACAAGACCAGCAAGAGCACCGTTCATTGCCATTGAAAGGTCAGGCTTTCCAAACATTTTCCAGACTGTTATCATTGCAAATATTCCACCTGTTGCAGCTGCCAGGTTTGTGTTTATCGCAACAAGTGCGATTAAACTTCCGTCTCCTACATGAAGACTTGAGCCAGGGTTAAAGCCAAACCACCCGAACCAGAGAATAAAAACTCCGAGAGAAGCAAGTGGTATGGAATGCCCTGCGATAACCTTGGGTTTTCCATCAGGTCCATATTTGTCCAGTCGGGGTTTTAAGATTTTTGTTCCAACGAGAGCCGCAAAACCTCCAACTGTATGAACCACGGTCGAACCGGCAAAATCTGTAAAATTCAATTTTGCCAACCATCCACCACCCCATATCCAGTGTCCAACTATAGGGTATATCAAAGCAGAAATCACAAATGAATAGATAAGATATGCCTGGAATTTCATTCTCTCCGCCATTCCTCCTGCGACAATCGTTGCTGCTGCTCCGCAGAATGCAGCCTGAAATAACCAGAAAGCGTAAAGGGGAACATTAGCACCAGATTCGGCACCAATAAGAAACCATCCTTTAGAACCCATAAATCCATTTCCGTCGCCAAACATTATCGCATAGCCAAACATAAAAAATCCAATTGATGCCATACAGAAGTCAAGAAAGTTTTTGGTTAAAATGTTACAGGTGTTTTTTGCACGGATAAATCCTGCTTCGACCATACCAAAACCTGCCTGCATAAAGAAAACAAGAAATGCAGCCAGAAGAACCCATAGAGTATCCAATCCAACTGAGCTTATTTGTAAAACTTCTTGTGTCATTTTTTCCTCCTTATTATAAGTAATTTAGTTTTAATTTCAATATTTTTTATAGGCTTAGTTCTCCAGGAATCTTAGGGAACAGCGTTGCATCTTTAATATGGGGAAGTCCACAGATATAACGAGTAAGACGCTCTATCCCAATTCCAAACCCTCCCGAAGGAGGAAGACCTAATTTTGCAAGTTCAAGATATAGCTTGAAATCATCTGGATTTAAGCCTTGACGGATTATTCTTTCTTTTATTTTATCATATTCGTTTTCTCTCATACCCCCTGAAAGTCCCTCGCCGTAACCTTCAGGATATATAATGTCCATATCTAGCAATATTCCCGGTCTTTCTGGGTCTTCTTTATCGTAGAATTCCCTTTTCCACACAGGAATGTCAATCAGCCAGAAAGGCTCTTCCATTTTTTTTGAAAGCACCATTTCAAAATCTTTGCCGTATTTATCCATCGCTTCTGTGAAGGTAATCCTCTTGTATGGAGTTTTAGGTATTTTTAAATCACGACCAAAAAATTCAAGCTGCTTCGAACAGTTCTTTTTGACTTCCGTAAAAACATGAGTAAATAAATTTTCTCCCAGACAAAGAAGTTCGTCTCTACTTGCCCCTCTAATTTCAAGGTCAAGTTGCGTGAATTCGAAGAGATGTCTTCCGGTTGCGGCTGTTTCTTTTGTTTCGAGCCGCAGGTTCGGAGAAAAACAAAAGAATTTATCAATGCCGATTACAGCCATTAGTTTGTGAAGAATCATACTTTTGGTTATTTTGTATTTTTCTCCATAGTATTCGAATTCCGTGTCAAAAACCTCGTGACAGAGGGGGTCCGTCTCGGGAGACACCATAACAGCTCCGATTTCAAGGAAGCCATTATTATAGAGATAATTCGCCATTGCCTTCCTGATATTCGTTTGCACTATAAGCATTTCTTTAACCGCAGGATCGGTAAACCTCTTGTGATATTTTTCCGCCAAAACCACCGCTCTATCTCTTTTCATTTTTACTTTTGCCATAATGGCCTCCTTTCGTTTTAAATTATTATTCATCTTTTTTGCATATTTATTCATAATGGTTTAAAAACAAAATAATAAAAAATCTTTTTTTGTCAAGGGGTAAAAATTATTTTTTTGTTTTTGGGATATTTTTTATTTGAAATAAAATTCGCAATTAGAGTTTAACATCAAATAAAAACAAATTTTGAATGTTTGAATATTTTGGTGGAGGGTTGTAAAGATGTACTAGTTTATTTCTACTTTTTGGCTCTTCCTTTGTTTTTAATGATTTATTTCTTTCGTATTCAAAGGGTTTCCCATTACTATACAGAAATTTTTCTTAGACATTCTTTGTCGTTTATGCAACTACTGTACAATCCTTTCTTTTTCATATAATTCTCTTTTTTACCCAATCGCGTTAACCCCAGTTCGCTAGTTCTGATTCTAATACAATCCAGGAGATTCCCTTCTTCTACCTTGCCGATGTAAATCCTCACATACCCCTTTTGAGCGACCACCACCAAAAGCAATTAACCATTCTCATCTTATAAATTTCGGTATCAAAGAGAGCCTTTTTACATCAGTTAATGTGTAGGGGTGAATTAAAGCAACTAAGTTTCATTTTTCATTCAAATTTTTAATGGTGGTGAGCAATTGGTAGGGAGTAGGTAATGATTACGAAAGAGTATCCCTTTTTGCTCACCACCATTTTTGAAGAACTTTTATGATGTTAAAATCATCTTTGCTTTTTCGTCCAGCATATCGGTGAGAAAAGGTATTCCCGTTTCTCTTTCGGTTTCTCTATTTGCCGAGAATATATCGTTACGAGAAATACCCTTTACACTAAATTTTCGAACACCAGCAAGTAATTGTTGTAAACCTGCTTTTATCTTATCCGCAAGAGTCCAGATAGCTATGGCTCCATATGGTATCTTTTTGATTTCATCTTTTCCTATTTTCTTTTCAAGGTCATAATAGCCAGCGAATATTTCTTCCGGTTTATTTCCAAATACAGAGACGGTCTTGGGAAGTTCTTCCCAGTTCCCATGTATCTTTTCTTTCATCTCAGGTTTTATTACTCCTTCGATATTTGAACCAAGGAAGGCAGGGATCATAAGGGCTCTACCCATACATACGAGCTTCGTAAAAGGACTTCCTAAAGCAAGAGCTTTAAAAATCTGATCCTCTCTTGCAATTCCGCCTGCAAAAGCTAAATCCACCACTTTCATTCCTTTAACTGCTGCAAGAATAGAAGCATATTCATAAGCCTTTGCATGAAGGAGAAGGGAGGGAACTCCCCAGTTTTCCATCATATTCCATGGGCTCATTCCTGTTCCACCGCCAGAACCGTCAATGGTTAAAAGATCAAGATTCGCTTCTGATGCATATCTAATAGCCATTGCCAGAGCTTCCATCCCATAAGAACCTGTCTTTAAAGAAATCCGCTTATAACCGAGTTTACGGAGATATTCAATTTCCTTAAAGAAATCTTCTTTAACATCTTCAGCAGACTCTCTATTTGTATATCCAAGTCTACTGTGTCGTGCAATAGATTTTATAGCTCCATGTTTAAAAGCTTCCTTAACTTCTGGCTTTGTCGGGTCCGGGTCTACAATATAGCCACGGTTCTTTAAAAACAATGCATAATCAAGACTGTTTACCTGGATTTCGCCTCCAATAGTTTTTGCTCCCTGGCCCCATTTAAGTTCGATAATGACTTTATCTCCGTATTTTTCGATTAAGAATTCAGCTACTCCGTTACGAGTATCTTCTACATTCATCTGCACAATGATAGCGCCGTATTTATCGAAATACCTCAAGTAGGTATCAATTCGCCTTTCCAGTTCAGGGGCTTTTTTAATTTTACCATTCTTAATAACAGCATCTCTGTCAATGCCTACAACATTTTCTCCAACAACAATTGGAAACCCAACAAGGGCTGCTCCAATTGCCAAAGAATCCCAGTATTTTGCTGCAATAAAGGTAGAACCCAAAGCACCTGTCATTATAGGTAATGTTGATTTTGTTTTAACCGTTGCTCCAAATTCGGTTTCTACACTGACATTAGGAAAGATACAATCATCGGGATCATTGGATAAGCCTTTTTGTAAGTTCTCTGCCCCATAGAGATAACCCTGTATCCTTAGGGAATGGTATGAAACGCCAATAGCACAGGTGTTGCCACTCCCAGCTGTAACATTCCCAAAGTCCCTCGGATATAGTAAATTTCGTCCTCTTAAACTTGCCATCCAGGTTTCACATTTTCCAGTACAATCTGCCTGACAAAGAGTGCATAAACCAGATTCTGTTGGATTGCCTCGGTTGACGGTCCCAAGAGCGTCGTTTGTTTTTTGCCAATTGAGCATTTTTAATTTCCTCCTTTCCTTTGTTTTTGATTTATTCAAGATTTATCGAATAAATATTCACTTTTTTGAATATTTATTCCAAAACTTTCAAAAGGAAGATAATCAGATTTTGTAATTTGTCAATGTTTTTGATTTAACATTTGAATTAAAATTTGAAAAGAAGAGATGTTTGTCGCAAGGGAACAATTGTGTTAAAAAATAAATAATTTATTATAATCAGGTTTTAGGTTTCGTGTTCACGTAGAAGCAGGTTGATTTTTATATTTGTAGAACGGTTTTGCCGCAATGTATGTTTTTTATTTCTTTTCTGGGGTAAGCAGGCTTCCTACTACAACTGCGATTGTGGCAAGGACGAAAGAAGTGATTCTTCCGGTGATAAAATCATTTAATTTAGTATTCGCATAGATGATTGTGCTTATGGTGTCTATTAACATTCCAGCAATTGTTCCATATTTTGGGATTCTTTTCCGCTTTAAGGAGAAGAGAAGTATAGGATCGAATGAAGATCCGAGGCCAATATAGACATATGGAACCATCGTATAAATAAGTTTTTCTGATTTTATTGCAAGTAAAAATGTTGCTACTCATATAAATAAAGTTATAATTCTTGAGGCAAACAATTGGGTTTTATCAGAGATTTTTCTTCTGAAGATGCTGTTATCCACATCTTCGGATAAAGCAGAAGATGTAAAGAGAGGATAGGAGTCAGTTGTAGACCTAATTGGAGTACTTACATCAGAGATTAAAATTACTCCAAACTAGAGCAGAAAAAGTTTTGTTGCAAGGAAAGGCATAAGGTGTTCCGAATAGATAAAGTTTCGGGTAATACCAGACCTTTCCCTCCTATACCTATAAGAAGGGCTCCTAAAAATGCAGAGATACTATAGGTAATAGCAATATTTCTCCCTATTCTGATTTCTCAGGGTCTTTTATTGACATAAGGCGGACGATTGTGTGTGGCTGTCCAAGGTAGCCAAGAACCCCTAGCTTAACCCGCCAATTACTCCAAAAGCAACATACCAGCCTTTGGTGTTTTCCCAAAGAGAGAAGAAAGGGGAAGGTTAATGGTATACCCTCCTTATGATGCCAATAAATTCCACTATAGGAATACCTACAAGAGTTATAATCATTAATATTGTCTGAGAGAAATCTCTCCGGGCAACTGCCGAAAAACCTCTGAGAAGCGGATAAAATATTATAACTTTTTCGATTATAAACCAGGATGCAATTATTCCAGCTAAGCATCCTATGACAGTCCAGTCTTCTATAAGACCTGCAGTAAAGATCATAGTAGCTACACTTAGAATTAACCATCCTGATTCTCCAGATGCTCTCTGGAAATGCAACAACCAGAGGATAGAACCTTCTTCCGCCTAGAACAAAGTCCTCATGAGTTTTGGTAAGACTAACACTCTAAATACCTATTCCAAGAACCAGGATAAGATAAATAAAAAATCCTATTAAAACAGGATTCATTTTTACCTCTATATTTTTTAAATAATAGTTAATACAATTTTTATGTTATGGGTTTAAAGAGCAGAATAGGGGGAGGGGAGTTAGATTGCTTGGTAGATGTTTTTCTTTTTTCAGGATATAATCCTTGTAATTAATGGATTTATTTAATTTTTTTCAATAGAGTTTTTAAATTTGAGAAAATAATTCGAACAGGAAATTTCCTCGGATAAATGTAGATTTTGTGGTCTTCAGGGATTATTTATTGTTGTTTCGTTTTTCCTCAAAGGATTAGGTCTAAAGAAGGCTCGAGGAAAATTTCTTCAATTTTTACCAGAACTCTACCAACCTAATAAGGAACATTTTTGCCAGTTCACCTTTTCTTTTCGAGAGAAACAGAACTAACTTCTCAAGGATCGCTTCTCTCCTTAAGAGGGGAAAACAAAAGGCAAGATTCTGCCATGCGAGTTCAAATTTAGCTTGCCAACTCTTCAGTCCTCATGAATCCAGAAATCGCGAAATAAGAATTGACGGAAGTTTAGTAGGAATACAAAAAAGAGGAAGGAGATTCTCTTTTCGGAATAGATCTCCACCAAAACACAGAAAAAGCCCTTCAAGATAAGCTATTGGAAAACAGGCCCATCCCCTAAAATTCATTCAAATAATTTTTATGTTTTAAGTATATATTTTTTTACATTATAAAGAACTTCTAATTAAGATTGTTTTTAGGGACGTTGTTAAAAAGGTAGGTTTTTGTTATGCAATAACTTAATTTTTAAAAATCGCAGAACTTTCTATAAAGCCTTTCCTGATGAGTTAAAAATCCAAAAATATTGAGTAATAAATTTTTTACAAAGACAAATAAATGCAACACCTATTTGTCTTAAGTATTTGGTAATAAACAACTTGAATTTTGGAACAAAACTTGCATTATGTAAAAATGAGGTGACGAAAAATGTATATATTTATTGTCTTATTAATAACAGGAGTAAAAGCAAGCGCAACAGCAACATTGAGTTTTATATTTCCGGATTTTGAGAAAGAGGAAATTAGGGAAGAAAAGGTTGAGAAGCCTCTTATTAGGCTTCTGGGGGTAAAAGAAGAGAATGGTAAGTTTGTTATTGGTTTGTCTTCTGAGAATAGTGGAGAGGTGAAGATAAATGTAGTTGTAGCTTATGAAAATAGGATTTTTAGAGGAGTTAGCGGTATTTCTATTTCAGGTTCTCAAAAGATAAAAATTCCGATTGTTCTTAGTGGTTCAGGAGAAAGGGTAAGGTGGGTAAAGATTTCTTGGGAAAGTGATAGTTTAGTTGTTTGGAATGCTTCTTGTGATATGAATGAGGATTTAAGCAATTTCCTCCTTTCTCAAAATTAACTAAGCCCACCTTACCTTTTCTCTTTTCTCTAAAAATTTTGAGTTTTGAATTTTTCAAAAATACGTTCCAAAAGATTTTTTGTTTTTCTTATTCCTTCATATTCACTTAATAGGGTCCCTTCGTATTCGATTCCAATATAGCCTCTATAACCACTTAATAAAATGAGTTTAAGCATTTTTTCGTAGTCTATGGTGTTTCGTTTCCGTTTTCATCAAAATTATATGATTTTGCGCTAATGCCTTTTGCAAAAGGCAGGAGTTTTTTTATTCCTTCGTATCTATCAATTCCTAAGGGGAAGTTTCCGAAATCAGGTAAACTTCCAAGGAAAGGATTATTTATCTCTTTGATAATACCAGAAAGCCAGTCTGGGTCTTCAGATAACCCTCCATGATTTTCTATTATTATATTTATTTTTCTTTCCATAGCGTATTCTAAAAGTTTAAGAAGACTTTCTTTAATACGAGATTTTTGTTCCAAAGGAGTTTCTTCTCCAATAGCATTAACTCGAATAGAATGACAATTTAAAAATTTTGCAATGTCTATCCACTTATAGTGATTCTCTACAGATAAAGTTCTTTCTTTTTTGTATTTTGCGCCAAGATTCCCCTCTCGGTCGCGCATTATGAGTAGATTTTTTATTCCTTCTTTTTCTGAACGATTCTTTAATTCTTTGATGTATTTTTTATCTATTTTTTGGGGGAAGAGTTGGTCTACATATTCAACTGCATCAATTCCAAATTGTCTTTTAGCAATGAGAGGAAAATCTAAGGTGGCCTCTTCTCCACTCTTAAAGAAATGACGATGAAGTGACCATTGGCAGAGAGAAATTTTGAAAAGAGGAGAATTTTTACTACCTTTCCTCTTCAAAAGATAGGTTTTGGGAGATTCCTTGTGAAGAGTGGAGATGGGAGAGTTAGAAGAATAGCAAAAGCAACTCATTTTATTTTTTCTCCAAGATTACTTCTATTATCCGGTTTCTTCTTATTTTTCTTATAATAAAGTTTGCTTCTTTGTGTTGGAGTCTCATTGAAGCCTTTGGCTCTACTCCGAAATAAGAAAGAATCCAATCTCCAAGAGCTTTTTCTGGTTCGGGTAAATTCATATTTAACAACTTATTTATTTCTTCTATCTTAACGCCACCTCCAATATTGTAACGATTTTCAGTTATTTTGTATAAGTAAGACGGCATTACATCATATTCATCTTCAATTTCTCCTACTATCTCTTCAATAATATCTTCTAAGGTTACAAGGCCAAGGACTTTTCCTTCTTGAGATTCAACAATAGCAATATGCTGGCGAGAAGCGGTCATTTTTCTAAAAGCTTCTCCATAGCTTTCTATAGGAGAAAACTTCATTATGGGTCGTTTTATGCCAACTACTGAGGGATCATGAGGATTTATTTTTAAAGCGCTAATTATGTCTTTAAAATTAACATAACCAATAACCTTGAAAGCTTCCGTGCTATCATCAATTAGAGGATACCTTGTGTGATTGTGAATGTGAGCTTCTATTAGAGCTTCAGATAAAGACATACTTGACCTTAGGACTTTCATATCTTTTGCTGGAATCATAATATCCTGTACCTTTTTCTTTGAAACATCAATTGTTCTTGAGATAATTTGTTCTTGATCCTTGGTTATTGTTTTTGTTATATATGCATAATTAGCCAAGGCAGATAATTCATCTATGGTTTTTAGTTTAGAAGTTTCTGTGCTTTTCCCAACAAAGGGTCTGTTTAAGAGTTCAATAAACCAAACCATTGGAGAGAATATGCGAATTGTCAGTTCAAGAGGATAGACAATTAAAAGGGCAATTTTTTTATTATACTTAACCCCCAAGGTTTTTGGCAATATTTCTGTCCATTGAATCATTGCAAAGGAATAAAGAATAGAGAAAATTAGGATCCATTTCCCACCAAAAACTTTATTAAACTGAGCCCCAGCCAAAGAAGCTCCTATGGTGTGAGCAAAAGTGTTTACAATTAAAATTACAGCTATTGGCTTTTGGATATTATCTTTGAAGGTACTTAGGATAAAAGCAGGTTTTGGCCTTTTAATAGACATCTCTCCAATTGCTGCTCTTGAGATGCTGAGTAAACAGGATTCAAAAATAGAGCATAGAAGAGAGATTGACATACTGAAAAAAATTACTAAGAGTAATATCACCATAAGAATCCTCCTCTTAACTTTTAAAGAAAAGATATATTTTTAAGATTGTCTTATCAAAAGATAGAAAAAATTCATCAATTTGCATTTTGTTTTTATTGTAAAAAATTTTTATTTCTTTGTCAAGGCTTTTATTTTTTTAATAAATCAAGTTTAGAATCCACCCAACAAAAAAAGCAGAAAAGAGCATTATAATTGTAGCTTTAAGTGTATCTAATGGTCCCAATTCTTTAAGTAAAACCACAAAAGTTGCTACACAAGGGAAATACATAGTTAGGATCGTAGAAGCTGTGATCAATTGGCCTTTAGATAAGCCTAAGGGTGCAAGCATACCAACTGCTAAATCTTTTCTTAGAAATCCAATAAATAAAGCCAATATAGCCTCTGAAGGAAGCCCTAAAAATTTTGTGAGAATTGGACTAAAAACTCTTGATAAGAAATTCATTACTCCAAAATTATGGAATAAATTAACAATAACAACCCCAATTAGAACAAAAGGGAGGGCTTCCTTAGAAAAGGAACTAATTCGCAACCAAAGTTTTTCTAGAAGAGTATTTAAATGTGGAACCCTATATGGAGGTATTTCTATGAAGATCTCTGGGCTTTCTCCCCTAACAAACCTTGCCATAAGTTTTCCAACTATAACCCATACAAGAAATAATGAGAGGAAAACTGGACTAATTCCTCCTATTCCATATTTACCTAAAAGTCCAAATATCATTGCGGTTTGAGCCATACAAGGTATTGAAATTGACATAAGAGTTATGGCGATGAATCTTTCTTTTCTTGTTTCCATAATTCTTGTTGCTAAGACTCCCGGAACATTGCAACCGCAGGCAAGAAACATAGGAATAACACCCAATCCATGAATACCAATTTGATGCATAAAATGGTCCAAAAGGACGGCTAATCTTGGGAGATATCCGGTATCTTCAAGAATACAAAGGATTAAATAGAAACTGAAAATGTAAGGAAAAACATTAGCTATTGAGATGTATAACCCGGTGGAGAGCAAACCAAAGGATTGAGAAAAATCAATTTTTCCGTTGATTAATTCCCCAATAAAAATTCTATGGAGGAAGCTATAGCTTCCTAAAGCTTTTGAGATTTTTAATAATAGAGGAGCCCATAGATTCTCAAATATTGGTTCAAAAACAAAATTAATTAGACTCTCTCCAATTAACCTAACAACCGCGAAAGAAAAAAGCAAAATTAGAATTCCAAGAGCCAATCCTCCTATTGGGTGAATTGATAGCCCTTCTAAAACCTGAAGGAAAGTGTGGTGGTGATGTGTTATCGCTTGGGTTTTTTTAGTAATTTCTCCAATTAAGTTCCATATATCCTCACTTTTTACATTGAATTTAGAAGGCTTTGCAGTTTTAATTTTTTCTCTTAGCTCTTTGATGCCAAAGCCTGTCACCGCCACAGTAGGGATCACTTGCACATCCAAAAGCTCGCTTAGTTTCTTAATATCAATGGTTATCCCTTTGTGGTGAACTTCATCCCAGAAGTTAAGAAGAACAATAACTGGAAATTCGGTAGATAATAATTGGATTGTTAGATAAAGATTTCTTTCTAAATTTGTCGAATCAACAACATTTAAAATCAAGGTGTCTTTTGGGGAGGACTCTTCCAATATTTTCTTTGCAACTTCTTCAGCAGGAGAACTTGGATCAAGAGAATAGGTTCCTGGTGTATCAATAACTTCAATATATTCTCCATTTAATCGGATTTTTCCTCTTAGATATTCTACAGTGGTCCCTGGATAGTTTGAAATGATTACTTTCACTCCAGTAAGTCTACTGAATATAACACTTTTACCAACGTTTGGATTCCCAAACAAGAGAATTTTCTTCATTTTTCTACCTCTTCTACGATAACAGCGCTTGCCATTCCTCTACCAATGGCAACTTCACAGTTTCCAATTTTGATTATAATAGGTCCAGAAAATGGTTGGGCAGAAACCTTTTTTATAATAACCCCCTCTCTTATTCCCATACAATTAAGTTTCTTTACTAAACCTAAGCATCTTCCTTTGCCTTTCTGAATAGAAATAACTTTAAGAGGAACATCCTTTTTTGCTTCAATAAGGGTAACTATTTTCACCTCCTTTAGTTTTTAAGAAAAAATCCATTCTGTTTAGGGTCTCTTTTGAAAGAACGTGCTCCATTTTGCAGGCATCTCTTTCTGCTGTTTTCTCATTCACTTTTAATATATTCATTAAGAATTCTTTTATTATTTGGTGCTTCTTTGAAATGGCTTTGCCTGTTTTGTTTCCTTCTTTTGTTAGTTCTATAAATCCATATTTTTTATGTTTTATAAGGCCGGCTTTCTCTAACATAGTTAAAGCATAATTTACGCTTGGTAGAGAAACACCCATCCTTAAGGCAATGTCTTTTACTCTTGCAACTTTCTCCTTTTTGCAAATCTCGCATATAACTTCAAGATAATCTTCTCTGCTTCCAGTTAACCCCATTTTATCCTCCATA
This is a stretch of genomic DNA from candidate division WOR-3 bacterium. It encodes these proteins:
- a CDS encoding CNNM domain-containing protein, whose translation is MVILLLVIFFSMSISLLCSIFESCLLSISRAAIGEMSIKRPKPAFILSTFKDNIQKPIAVILIVNTFAHTIGASLAGAQFNKVFGGKWILIFSILYSFAMIQWTEILPKTLGVKYNKKIALLIVYPLELTIRIFSPMVWFIELLNRPFVGKSTETSKLKTIDELSALANYAYITKTITKDQEQIISRTIDVSKKKVQDIMIPAKDMKVLRSSMSLSEALIEAHIHNHTRYPLIDDSTEAFKVIGYVNFKDIISALKINPHDPSVVGIKRPIMKFSPIESYGEAFRKMTASRQHIAIVESQEGKVLGLVTLEDIIEEIVGEIEDEYDVMPSYLYKITENRYNIGGGVKIEEINKLLNMNLPEPEKALGDWILSYFGVEPKASMRLQHKEANFIIRKIRRNRIIEVILEKK
- a CDS encoding FeoA family protein, whose amino-acid sequence is MKIVTLIEAKKDVPLKVISIQKGKGRCLGLVKKLNCMGIREGVIIKKVSAQPFSGPIIIKIGNCEVAIGRGMASAVIVEEVEK
- a CDS encoding ferrous iron transporter B — translated: MKKILLFGNPNVGKSVIFSRLTGVKVIISNYPGTTVEYLRGKIRLNGEYIEVIDTPGTYSLDPSSPAEEVAKKILEESSPKDTLILNVVDSTNLERNLYLTIQLLSTEFPVIVLLNFWDEVHHKGITIDIKKLSELLDVQVIPTVAVTGFGIKELREKIKTAKPSKFNVKSEDIWNLIGEITKKTQAITHHHHTFLQVLEGLSIHPIGGLALGILILLFSFAVVRLIGESLINFVFEPIFENLWAPLLLKISKALGSYSFLHRIFIGELINGKIDFSQSFGLLSTGLYISIANVFPYIFSFYLILCILEDTGYLPRLAVLLDHFMHQIGIHGLGVIPMFLACGCNVPGVLATRIMETRKERFIAITLMSISIPCMAQTAMIFGLLGKYGIGGISPVFLSLFLVWVIVGKLMARFVRGESPEIFIEIPPYRVPHLNTLLEKLWLRISSFSKEALPFVLIGVVIVNLFHNFGVMNFLSRVFSPILTKFLGLPSEAILALFIGFLRKDLAVGMLAPLGLSKGQLITASTILTMYFPCVATFVVLLKELGPLDTLKATIIMLFSAFFVGWILNLIY
- a CDS encoding metal-dependent transcriptional regulator, whose amino-acid sequence is MGLTGSREDYLEVICEICKKEKVARVKDIALRMGVSLPSVNYALTMLEKAGLIKHKKYGFIELTKEGNKTGKAISKKHQIIKEFLMNILKVNEKTAERDACKMEHVLSKETLNRMDFFLKTKGGENSYPY